The Lagopus muta isolate bLagMut1 chromosome 4, bLagMut1 primary, whole genome shotgun sequence genome has a window encoding:
- the ZNF330 gene encoding zinc finger protein 330: MPKKKTGARKKAENRREREKQIRASRANIDLAKHPCNASMECDKCQRRQKNRAFCYFCNSVQKLPICAQCGKTKCMMKTSDCVIKHAGVYSTGLAMVGAICDFCEAWVCHGRKCLSTHACICPLADAECIECERSVWDHGGRMFACSFCHNFLCEDDQFEHQASCQVLEAETFKCVSCNRLGQHSCLRCKACFCDDHVRSKVFKQEKGKEPPCPKCGHETQQTKDLSMSTRSLKFGRQTGGEDADGASGYDAYWKNLSSSKAGDAGDRDDEYNEYEEDDDEDDDGGGKDSDTETTDVFGNLSLGRTYASGYAHYEEPED, from the exons ATGCCTAAAAAGAAGACTGGTGCTCGTAAGAAAGCTGAGAACCGTCGAGAACGTGAGAAGCAGATAAGGGCTTCAAGAGCCAACATAGATTTAGCCAAACATCCTTGTAATGCCTCGATG gaaTGTGACAAGTGCCAAAG ACGACAGAAGAACAGAGCTTTTTGCTACTTCTGCAACTCTGTTCAGAAATTACCCATTTGTGCACAGTGTG gAAAAACCAAATGCATGATGAAGACATCAGATTGTGTCATAAAGCATGCTGGTGTGTACAGTACCGGACTGGCAATGGTG GGGGCaatctgtgatttctgtgaagcTTGGGTGTGCCACGGGAGGAAGTGTCTCAGCACACATGCATGCATCTGCCCTCTTGCAGATGCAGAATGCATCGAGTGTGAAAGAAGCGTCTGGGATCATG GAGGCAGAATGTTTGCCTGCTCTTTTTGCCACAATTTCCTCTGTGAAGACGATCAGTTTGAACATCAAGCCAGCTGCCAAGTTTTGGAAGCAGAGACATTTAAAT GTGTTTCCTGTAACAGGCTTGGGCAGCATTCGTGCCTGCGTTGTAAG GCTTGTTTTTGTGATGATCATGTGCGAAGTAAAGTTTTTaagcaggaaaagggaaaagaaccTCCTTGCCCTAAGTGTGGCCATGAAACTCAGCAGACGAAGGATCTGAGCATGTCAA CGCGCTCCTTGAAGTTTGGCCGCCAGACTGGAGGTGAAGATGCAGATGGAGCTTCTGGTTATGATGCCTACTGGAAGAACCTCTCCTCCAGCAAGGCTGGAGATGCAGGTGATCGTGATGATGAATACAATGAATATGAAGAAGATGACgatgaagatgatgatggaGGAGGGAAGGATTCTGATACAGAGACCACAGATGTATTTGGCAATTTGAGTTTAGGGAGGACTTACGCTAGTGGGTATGCACATTATGAAGAACCTGAAGATTAA